The Dehalogenimonas sp. 4OHTPN genome window below encodes:
- a CDS encoding tyrosine-type recombinase/integrase — MGKAYLEIEEVAKLESAAEYLRDRLLVRLLFHLGCRVSEALALRVRDIDLRRGTVTIEHLKSRIQLSCPGCSARLGKGHRFCPVCGQGVEKAVALEKEHHRYRTLPVDETTLKLLKEFIGRGGAVERNGEKHLFDLRRNRAWQIVKVCAERAHLPRLVNAESGKTHNVSPHRLRDAFAVHAVKADDSGDGLRLLQEHLGHRSIVTTMKYRKVSGEEQKEWYRKLWQGGQANGQICQS; from the coding sequence GTGGGCAAGGCGTACCTGGAGATCGAAGAGGTGGCGAAGCTCGAAAGCGCGGCGGAATACCTTCGGGACCGGCTGCTCGTCCGGCTGCTCTTTCACCTCGGCTGCCGGGTGTCCGAAGCCCTCGCTCTTCGGGTCAGAGACATCGACCTCAGACGTGGCACAGTTACCATCGAGCACCTGAAATCGCGGATCCAGTTGTCATGCCCAGGCTGCAGTGCGCGTCTGGGCAAAGGACACAGATTTTGCCCGGTATGCGGACAGGGAGTAGAGAAGGCGGTCGCCCTGGAGAAAGAACATCACCGGTACCGGACGCTACCGGTGGACGAAACAACCCTGAAACTGCTTAAGGAATTCATCGGCCGCGGCGGCGCCGTCGAGAGGAACGGCGAAAAGCATCTTTTTGACCTGCGGCGCAACCGCGCCTGGCAGATCGTGAAAGTGTGCGCCGAGCGCGCACATCTTCCCCGGTTGGTGAATGCCGAAAGCGGGAAGACCCACAACGTCAGCCCTCACCGGCTGCGCGATGCTTTCGCCGTCCATGCGGTTAAGGCGGACGACTCCGGCGACGGGCTCCGGCTGCTACAGGAGCATCTTGGCCACCGGAGTATCGTCACCACCATGAAATACCGCAAGGTTTCCGGCGAAGAACAGAAAGAATGGTATCGGAAACTCTGGCAAGGAGGACAAGCAAATGGGCAGATATGCCAATCATGA
- a CDS encoding helicase-related protein: MAALHGGTELAAVVAERMNSSIDVMADAITCERLAALAWMIDQGTLEVRVVLPRGKDGHPLPASASHDYYHPKTGIFTDSQGNQVVFVGSINESEQAWRHNYELFSVYCSWKPGLQPYITTHTRYFERLWNNQEDGWISLAIPEAVRARLLTYSPREAPSKDPLEKTGEPGKPEEGPSLPKSTRERILFQFLRDAPLFPNGHLLGRVATTVNLWPHQSKVVDRLVGTFPARYMLCDEVGLGKTLEGGGALKELSLSGRARRCLILAPKSVCRQWQEELYEKFLLNVPLYDGSVFRDYFRRELPAESANPWNAFPVTITSSQLAKRRDRMSELFQAEPWDLILVDEAHHARRKDFLSGQYRRNRLLSLLMGPQEKPDEAGLARRTRGLILLTATPMQVDPREVWDLLAVLGLGGRWGASDANFTRFFDEIRQGSEADWPFLLKMVRDYLDHGGAIDPAFDSVALRRIGLVTWETIKNLPYSSKAVAEISQLNPVGKAVLSEFVRRHTPLARFIMRNTRALLREYQKRGLLGGKKVPTRRPHLNWIKMRDEEMLLYLKIEEYISHFYKRYEAERKGLGFIMTVYRRRLTSSFYAMSQSLTRRLKFLRGEPEALPNGGLTDEDVEDDDLDSDVLEELATPERSIYHDEIAYIEDFMGQIHPLAADSKVEQLLRQLDDLFRKRETIIIFTLYTDTMDYLREHLRAVYGQAVACYSGRGGEVWDGTAWKGTTKDTIKKDFLAEKIKILVGTDALSEGLNLQSCGMMINYDMPWNPMRVEQRIGRIDRIGQKYDEVWIHNYFYENTVEAQIYRALEGRINWFETVVGDLQPILARVARVIQTAAMETGGARQLLLTSEIEAIKRDIDERQVNSLSLDKYLPEDVIQAPKSMPPVTQAEIECSLLQALEPKGLISSDASRIGTYRVWDEGVSVPSTFNPELFDRNPNSLKLISYGEPLFHGLLEAVDTLRSQDFPSWMVRKSSENPALCVYYSCNEGVPRPILTLSDLVTCLEKPKVSLSPDQLTQVDSDFSSRIEEFKKTVQQHNEAQMEEARSALVEKGKQLLLEATYVDIALSRFPGSVIQGPNLAGFTKEAVRNLKRFNYPITPLMRLIDLSEIAPSPSDPTWVKLQDLTMEGLKKRFELVKANINDLLLKLNRSWN, encoded by the coding sequence GTGGCCGCTCTTCACGGCGGCACTGAACTGGCGGCGGTGGTGGCCGAACGCATGAATTCGAGTATTGATGTCATGGCAGACGCCATCACCTGTGAAAGGCTTGCTGCATTGGCATGGATGATAGATCAGGGCACCCTTGAAGTCCGGGTCGTGCTACCCCGGGGAAAGGACGGACATCCGCTGCCGGCTTCGGCATCACATGACTACTATCACCCCAAGACCGGGATCTTTACCGACAGCCAGGGTAACCAGGTCGTCTTCGTTGGGAGTATCAACGAAAGCGAGCAAGCCTGGCGCCACAACTACGAGCTGTTTTCGGTGTATTGCTCCTGGAAACCGGGTTTACAACCTTACATCACCACTCACACACGGTACTTCGAGCGCCTGTGGAACAACCAGGAAGACGGCTGGATCAGTTTGGCTATTCCCGAAGCAGTTAGAGCGCGCCTGTTGACCTACAGTCCGCGAGAAGCCCCCTCGAAAGACCCGCTCGAAAAAACCGGTGAACCTGGAAAGCCAGAAGAGGGTCCGTCGCTTCCTAAAAGCACCAGAGAGAGGATACTATTCCAGTTCCTCAGGGATGCACCGCTATTTCCCAATGGGCATTTACTCGGTCGCGTCGCCACTACAGTAAACCTCTGGCCGCACCAATCAAAGGTGGTCGATAGGCTGGTCGGTACTTTCCCGGCGAGATATATGCTCTGTGATGAGGTCGGGCTTGGAAAGACGCTGGAGGGTGGTGGCGCCCTAAAAGAACTCTCGCTCTCAGGGCGAGCCCGTCGCTGCCTGATCCTGGCGCCAAAAAGCGTCTGCCGCCAATGGCAAGAAGAGCTTTATGAGAAATTCCTACTCAACGTACCGCTCTATGACGGCTCGGTTTTTAGAGACTATTTCAGAAGGGAATTACCTGCGGAGAGCGCCAATCCCTGGAATGCGTTCCCAGTGACCATTACCTCCAGCCAGCTGGCCAAACGGCGGGACCGCATGTCGGAGCTCTTCCAAGCCGAGCCTTGGGATCTAATCCTTGTAGATGAGGCCCACCACGCTCGGCGTAAGGATTTCTTGTCAGGACAATACCGGCGCAACCGACTGCTTTCGCTGTTGATGGGACCGCAGGAGAAGCCGGACGAGGCTGGGTTGGCCAGAAGAACCCGCGGCCTTATCCTGCTCACTGCCACTCCGATGCAGGTGGATCCCCGGGAAGTCTGGGACCTCCTTGCGGTGCTCGGGCTTGGGGGACGCTGGGGCGCCTCGGATGCAAATTTTACACGCTTTTTCGATGAGATAAGGCAGGGCTCTGAGGCTGACTGGCCGTTTCTGCTCAAGATGGTTCGGGATTATTTAGACCATGGCGGAGCAATAGATCCGGCCTTTGACTCAGTAGCACTGAGGCGAATCGGCTTGGTAACCTGGGAGACAATTAAGAATTTGCCCTATTCTTCAAAAGCGGTTGCCGAAATCTCTCAACTGAATCCAGTCGGCAAAGCCGTTCTTTCAGAATTCGTGCGCCGCCACACCCCGCTTGCCCGGTTTATTATGCGCAATACGCGGGCTCTCCTCCGGGAGTACCAAAAGCGAGGCCTGTTGGGAGGCAAGAAGGTCCCCACCCGCCGTCCGCACCTGAATTGGATCAAGATGCGCGATGAAGAAATGCTGCTTTACCTTAAGATCGAGGAATACATTTCGCACTTCTACAAAAGGTACGAGGCTGAGCGCAAAGGCCTGGGCTTTATCATGACCGTCTACCGTAGAAGGTTAACATCAAGCTTTTATGCAATGAGTCAAAGCCTCACTCGGCGTCTAAAATTCCTGCGGGGAGAACCTGAGGCTTTGCCTAACGGCGGCCTCACAGACGAAGATGTGGAAGACGACGACCTGGACAGCGATGTCCTGGAGGAGTTAGCAACACCAGAGCGCTCGATCTACCACGACGAGATAGCATATATCGAAGATTTCATGGGGCAGATTCATCCATTGGCAGCTGACTCCAAAGTTGAGCAGTTATTGCGCCAACTGGACGACCTTTTTCGGAAACGAGAGACGATCATTATCTTTACTTTGTATACCGATACCATGGACTATCTCCGAGAGCACCTTCGTGCGGTCTACGGGCAAGCCGTGGCTTGTTATTCTGGGCGCGGCGGGGAAGTGTGGGACGGCACCGCCTGGAAGGGCACGACGAAAGATACGATCAAAAAAGACTTCTTGGCGGAAAAGATCAAAATCCTGGTTGGCACCGACGCCTTATCGGAGGGTCTGAACCTGCAGTCTTGCGGTATGATGATCAACTACGATATGCCGTGGAACCCGATGAGAGTTGAACAACGTATCGGCCGCATTGACCGCATCGGGCAGAAATATGACGAGGTCTGGATACATAATTACTTCTATGAAAATACAGTGGAAGCGCAGATTTATAGGGCCCTCGAAGGGCGCATCAATTGGTTTGAGACCGTAGTAGGTGATCTTCAGCCAATTCTCGCTCGAGTCGCGAGAGTCATCCAAACGGCAGCCATGGAGACAGGCGGAGCCAGACAATTGCTTTTGACTTCCGAGATAGAGGCCATCAAGCGCGATATTGATGAGCGGCAGGTGAATAGCCTCAGTTTGGATAAATATCTTCCCGAAGACGTCATTCAGGCCCCCAAGTCTATGCCTCCGGTTACCCAGGCTGAAATCGAATGCAGTCTTTTACAGGCATTGGAACCCAAGGGACTCATTAGCTCCGACGCCTCTCGCATTGGAACGTATCGGGTTTGGGATGAAGGAGTGTCGGTTCCTTCAACTTTCAACCCGGAACTTTTCGATCGAAATCCCAACTCATTGAAATTGATAAGCTATGGCGAGCCCTTGTTCCATGGGTTACTCGAAGCAGTTGACACTCTTAGATCACAAGACTTTCCAAGTTGGATGGTCAGGAAAAGCTCGGAGAATCCGGCCCTCTGCGTTTATTATTCATGCAATGAAGGCGTTCCAAGGCCGATCTTAACGCTTTCGGACCTTGTCACCTGCCTGGAAAAACCCAAGGTTTCGCTGTCGCCCGATCAACTGACTCAGGTTGATTCAGATTTCTCCAGCAGAATTGAAGAGTTCAAAAAGACAGTCCAACAGCATAATGAAGCACAGATGGAAGAAGCCCGGTCAGCTTTGGTCGAAAAGGGAAAGCAGCTACTGCTTGAGGCAACCTATGTTGATATAGCCTTGTCCAGATTTCCCGGTTCTGTCATCCAAGGTCCAAACCTAGCAGGGTTCACCAAAGAAGCCGTGAGAAACCTCAAACGTTTCAACTATCCTATTACCCCACTAATGCGCCTCATTGATTTATCTGAAATAGCGCCAAGCCCCTCCGACCCAACTTGGGTTAAACTCCAGGATCTAACGATGGAGGGCCTAAAAAAGCGATTCGAGTTGGTTAAGGCAAATATTAACGACCTGCTATTGAAATTGAATCGATCATGGAACTAG
- a CDS encoding S8 family serine peptidase — protein MRYALVSKGLSIDQIEEDARKAGARNIRKAQVIGQVFCELDQAQAEKLAAVPGLVLKPLKEYGTSQMAAEAPPAESISDVFYLLRSYFAPPITGTGLTVAVLDSGVRKTHRSLQGKVVYEANFTESPTAADVFGHGTQVAFTVAGGMHALGENAGVSPGAVIMNIKVIGDEGIASDEAIVLGIDRVCDLAEQARTSGLLPTDDIYPNVVNLSLGGEDDGDPDNPVRVACRMASVEYGLDVIAAAGNTGPKMTTVMLPACEPEVIAVGAVETFGELLVWERSSRGPTVQGETKPDFVIWGTNLEMASDKNDDDFLVKSGTSFAAPMLAGLTGLLWESGRRAYGEGWQYRWTAAREVAPYFSTKPQDAPLGKDNAYGFGLPAMGAMLGQVMNSASPNAQTTEMVQMMTAVMMMAGIVGAI, from the coding sequence ATGCGCTACGCTCTTGTATCCAAGGGACTTTCAATCGACCAGATCGAAGAAGACGCGAGAAAAGCCGGCGCCCGGAACATCCGAAAAGCCCAAGTCATCGGCCAAGTCTTCTGCGAGCTGGATCAAGCCCAGGCCGAGAAACTGGCCGCGGTCCCGGGGCTGGTGCTTAAGCCTCTCAAGGAATACGGCACCAGTCAGATGGCCGCCGAGGCGCCGCCGGCCGAGAGTATCTCGGACGTATTCTATCTCCTGCGGAGCTATTTTGCTCCACCGATCACCGGCACCGGCCTTACCGTGGCTGTATTGGACAGTGGCGTCCGAAAGACCCACCGGTCGCTGCAAGGCAAGGTGGTCTATGAGGCCAACTTCACCGAGTCGCCGACCGCAGCCGATGTCTTCGGACACGGCACCCAGGTGGCCTTCACCGTCGCTGGTGGAATGCACGCCCTGGGTGAAAACGCCGGTGTCTCGCCCGGCGCCGTCATCATGAACATCAAGGTTATCGGCGACGAAGGTATCGCCTCGGACGAAGCCATTGTTCTGGGCATCGACCGGGTGTGCGATCTGGCCGAGCAGGCAAGAACCTCCGGGCTTTTACCGACCGATGACATATATCCCAACGTCGTCAACCTCTCGCTCGGTGGCGAGGATGACGGAGATCCCGACAATCCGGTCCGGGTGGCCTGCCGCATGGCAAGCGTCGAATACGGACTCGATGTCATCGCCGCGGCGGGCAATACCGGCCCGAAGATGACCACGGTGATGCTGCCGGCCTGCGAGCCGGAGGTCATCGCCGTAGGCGCGGTGGAGACGTTCGGCGAGCTTCTTGTCTGGGAAAGATCCTCGCGAGGGCCGACCGTCCAGGGCGAGACCAAGCCGGATTTCGTCATCTGGGGCACAAACCTCGAAATGGCTTCCGATAAAAACGACGACGACTTCCTGGTGAAGTCGGGAACTAGCTTTGCCGCGCCGATGCTTGCCGGGCTCACCGGCCTCCTCTGGGAAAGCGGCCGCAGGGCTTACGGCGAAGGATGGCAGTACCGTTGGACGGCAGCCCGGGAAGTGGCGCCGTATTTTTCGACCAAGCCGCAGGATGCGCCACTTGGCAAGGACAACGCCTACGGCTTCGGACTGCCGGCCATGGGAGCCATGCTCGGCCAGGTGATGAACAGCGCTTCACCCAACGCCCAGACAACGGAGATGGTTCAAATGATGACGGCCGTGATGATGATGGCCGGGATTGTGGGAGCGATATAG
- a CDS encoding DUF192 domain-containing protein encodes MAGQVKITIKGREWIAAVAATPWELTKGLGGLPGLAAGTGMLFDLGYSRIVEVTTVPMLFPLDIAFLSEDFTIKKIYRDVSPGYQVSATSPARYFIEVNAGELAGIEVGDEASVSWLPLQESSPAAPDWPSTIALLGGSLAAGIFLISLSRHLTDSAIGSSASDLQSATGSQPTKCEIVTPRSYDLTSWVGAPVPDYSFSIEPEAKERRIDEVLKKLKDGVDTIHSSSHFRNFLLTMSKFHDYSIGNLILIASQNPNATRVAGFNTWKDLGRFVRKGEKGIAILAPCLPPKSSLKAEPVDQPEGKKNDEEEEKQEFLRPIYFKVVYVFDLSQTEGKPLPEFEVPVLTGEANEELFGDITHLVRSEGVHVGFDSKPYQDPAIKGYFSGKEIWVRPEESRAQQLKTLIHEVAHYYSEGVFYIPRRDAETIAESVAFAVGAHFGFDTGTRSFPYVAFWAQDKKVLERNLASIRQVTTRIIEGLESLAKKPAGVA; translated from the coding sequence ATGGCTGGCCAAGTTAAAATAACCATCAAAGGCAGAGAGTGGATCGCCGCGGTGGCGGCCACTCCCTGGGAATTGACCAAAGGACTGGGCGGATTGCCCGGACTAGCGGCTGGGACCGGAATGCTCTTTGACCTGGGGTATTCTCGGATTGTTGAAGTGACGACGGTGCCAATGCTTTTCCCTTTGGACATCGCCTTTCTCTCCGAGGACTTCACCATAAAAAAGATCTATCGTGACGTCTCGCCTGGGTACCAGGTCAGTGCGACTTCGCCAGCCCGTTACTTCATCGAGGTGAATGCCGGCGAGCTGGCAGGAATCGAGGTGGGCGACGAGGCTTCAGTGAGCTGGCTTCCGCTTCAGGAATCGTCGCCGGCAGCGCCGGATTGGCCAAGCACGATTGCTTTGCTTGGCGGGTCCCTGGCGGCCGGGATATTTCTGATTAGCTTGTCCCGCCACTTGACCGATTCAGCTATCGGCTCATCTGCTTCTGACCTGCAGTCCGCGACCGGGAGCCAGCCGACCAAATGCGAGATCGTCACCCCTCGAAGCTACGACCTGACGAGCTGGGTCGGCGCTCCAGTGCCGGATTACAGCTTTTCCATCGAGCCCGAGGCTAAAGAGCGCCGCATTGATGAGGTCCTGAAAAAGCTCAAGGACGGCGTCGATACAATCCATTCCAGCAGCCACTTCCGGAACTTCCTGCTAACCATGTCGAAGTTCCACGACTATTCTATCGGCAACCTCATCCTCATCGCCTCCCAGAATCCAAATGCTACCCGGGTGGCCGGCTTCAACACCTGGAAGGACCTCGGCCGCTTTGTTAGGAAAGGCGAAAAGGGCATTGCCATTCTCGCTCCGTGCCTGCCGCCGAAGTCGTCTTTGAAAGCCGAACCGGTTGACCAACCCGAAGGCAAGAAAAACGACGAGGAAGAGGAGAAACAGGAATTTCTGAGGCCGATCTACTTCAAGGTGGTCTATGTCTTCGACCTCAGTCAAACCGAAGGCAAGCCGCTGCCCGAATTCGAGGTTCCAGTACTCACCGGAGAAGCCAACGAAGAACTTTTCGGCGACATTACGCATCTCGTCAGGAGTGAAGGTGTGCACGTCGGGTTTGACTCGAAGCCGTACCAGGACCCGGCCATCAAGGGCTATTTCTCCGGCAAGGAAATCTGGGTCAGGCCCGAGGAATCGCGGGCTCAGCAACTGAAGACGCTTATCCACGAGGTGGCCCACTACTATTCAGAAGGGGTTTTCTACATCCCCCGGCGTGATGCCGAGACCATCGCCGAGAGCGTCGCCTTTGCCGTCGGCGCGCACTTTGGGTTCGATACTGGAACCAGGTCCTTCCCCTACGTCGCCTTCTGGGCGCAGGACAAGAAGGTCCTTGAGCGAAATCTGGCCTCGATCCGCCAGGTGACCACCCGAATCATCGAAGGCCTCGAATCTCTGGCGAAAAAGCCGGCAGGGGTGGCTTAG
- a CDS encoding DUF1156 domain-containing protein: protein MPENRPKVLAEQWLPIDKIGAECMRERGASSALPPLYFLHVWWARRPLMISRAAVLGSLLPQWNSDWPKHLLEKFPTEKSYHEWFLQLIGIFGDPVSARKLIDWAKDKGVKLQADPYGYKRAFTRNPSPEDAAIVKELLGHTWGKNSLSVIDPMAGGGSIPFESLRFGFETYANELNPVASVILRATLEYPSRFGAQLSEDIKKWGNIFCQRVNEKLAKYFPKQPNESIHAYIWARTVSCPVTGKPVPLSPNWWLQKGSNPVAARLVADPDREVCQFRIEEGKAAIALSPDKGTVKQGIGRSPWTGDPIDGDYIKAEAQAGRMGQQLYAVGTKTEGGLKFRAPINEDLMAVDEAEKELLMRMPEWKKANLVPMEERYAGPADRSINYGIVRWFECFSPRQLLSMIVAVEELKNLGIEIEHECGQEKAKAIRTYLALAIDKSADYNSRRSRFHSGRGVMVNSFERHDFAFKWSHGEFDAADNLYPWVVGQIIDAFEGISRLVETKTLFHKRDLRGSLSVTKGNANDLNNIETGSVNAVCVDPPYSANVMYAECSDFFYVWQKRTVGELFPNWFRDDLTNKDDEAVANQARFEGARNKKALADTDYERKMASCFREMHRILHPDGVLTVMFTHKEVEAWNNLAVSLISAGFSIQTSWPVHTESEHSLHQVKKNSASSTILLVCRKRLERAEPTWWDDIKGAIRQTARNKAHEFHALGISGVDLYISTFGPVLSVLSQNWPVLSSETDSKGEPMVIRPEVALDLAREEVVALRKQELLLGRTVQFDQATDWYLMAWDAFNAEEFPADEARKLAIVLGLDIEREVIAEKRIATKKGKNVIIQQPLARRKKGVVDEELNSFGSWLDAAHTAMLIYQEDGGLACQAFLKRTGLMQDQTFKAVLQAMINAIPRTKNKDNGFVRPESKTLDDLRLSFFDDLSVPIEEEPKVVATQGTLTGFVEDETAEEEEEELEE, encoded by the coding sequence ATGCCTGAGAATAGACCGAAAGTCTTAGCAGAACAATGGTTGCCGATTGATAAGATCGGTGCTGAGTGCATGAGAGAGCGCGGAGCGTCATCAGCCCTGCCTCCGCTCTATTTTCTTCATGTCTGGTGGGCCAGGCGCCCTTTGATGATCAGCCGAGCCGCCGTTCTCGGCAGTTTGCTTCCTCAATGGAACAGTGATTGGCCAAAACATCTACTTGAGAAATTCCCAACCGAGAAGAGCTACCATGAGTGGTTTCTGCAGTTAATCGGTATCTTCGGCGATCCGGTGTCCGCCAGGAAGCTAATCGATTGGGCTAAAGACAAAGGAGTCAAGCTTCAAGCTGATCCGTATGGATACAAGCGAGCTTTTACTCGTAATCCATCCCCGGAAGATGCAGCAATTGTCAAAGAACTGCTAGGACATACCTGGGGCAAGAATTCATTATCTGTGATAGATCCGATGGCAGGGGGCGGGTCGATCCCATTCGAATCATTAAGATTTGGCTTCGAGACTTATGCGAACGAACTAAATCCGGTTGCCTCGGTAATTCTCAGGGCTACGCTCGAATATCCATCTCGTTTCGGAGCACAACTATCCGAAGATATCAAGAAATGGGGCAATATTTTTTGCCAGCGTGTAAATGAAAAACTAGCGAAATATTTCCCAAAGCAACCCAATGAGTCAATACATGCTTATATTTGGGCTAGAACGGTATCTTGCCCGGTAACCGGTAAACCGGTACCCCTATCTCCAAATTGGTGGCTCCAGAAAGGTTCAAATCCTGTTGCTGCCAGACTAGTGGCTGATCCAGACCGGGAAGTGTGCCAGTTTAGAATAGAAGAAGGAAAGGCCGCTATTGCCCTAAGCCCCGATAAGGGAACCGTCAAGCAAGGTATCGGCCGTAGCCCATGGACCGGAGATCCGATAGATGGAGACTACATCAAGGCTGAAGCTCAGGCTGGCCGTATGGGACAGCAGCTTTATGCCGTTGGGACGAAGACCGAAGGCGGGCTGAAATTTCGAGCACCGATCAACGAGGACCTGATGGCAGTAGATGAAGCAGAAAAAGAACTGTTGATGCGAATGCCAGAATGGAAAAAAGCAAATCTAGTACCAATGGAAGAACGGTATGCTGGACCCGCAGATCGTTCGATAAACTATGGTATAGTCCGGTGGTTTGAGTGCTTTTCTCCCCGTCAACTGTTATCCATGATCGTCGCGGTCGAAGAACTCAAAAATCTGGGCATTGAGATTGAGCACGAATGTGGTCAGGAAAAAGCCAAAGCTATAAGGACCTATCTAGCTTTGGCGATCGACAAATCAGCCGATTACAACTCAAGAAGATCGCGTTTCCACAGCGGTAGAGGAGTCATGGTCAATTCTTTTGAACGACATGATTTCGCCTTTAAGTGGAGTCACGGTGAATTTGACGCAGCTGATAATCTATATCCTTGGGTTGTCGGCCAAATCATAGACGCATTCGAAGGAATTTCCCGATTAGTCGAAACGAAGACATTGTTTCACAAACGTGACCTTCGAGGGTCTTTAAGTGTGACAAAGGGCAATGCAAACGACTTAAATAATATCGAAACCGGTTCGGTCAATGCGGTATGTGTTGATCCTCCGTACTCAGCGAATGTCATGTACGCTGAATGCTCAGATTTTTTCTACGTGTGGCAGAAGCGTACTGTAGGAGAACTCTTTCCAAATTGGTTCAGAGATGACCTTACCAACAAGGACGATGAAGCAGTAGCCAACCAGGCACGTTTTGAAGGCGCACGGAATAAGAAGGCTCTCGCTGATACGGATTACGAGCGTAAAATGGCTAGCTGTTTTAGAGAAATGCACCGCATCCTGCATCCGGACGGGGTGTTGACGGTAATGTTCACCCACAAGGAGGTTGAAGCCTGGAACAATCTGGCAGTTTCTCTGATCAGCGCCGGTTTTTCCATTCAGACCTCATGGCCAGTACATACGGAGAGTGAGCACAGCCTGCACCAGGTAAAAAAGAATTCCGCCTCCAGTACAATCCTTCTAGTTTGCCGGAAGCGCCTTGAAAGGGCGGAACCGACCTGGTGGGATGATATTAAAGGCGCCATTCGCCAAACAGCGAGAAATAAGGCTCATGAATTTCATGCGCTGGGTATCTCCGGTGTGGATTTGTATATCAGCACCTTTGGGCCGGTTCTTTCCGTTCTTTCGCAAAATTGGCCGGTTCTCTCATCAGAAACAGATAGCAAAGGTGAGCCGATGGTCATCAGGCCAGAGGTAGCCCTTGACCTGGCAAGGGAGGAAGTCGTCGCTTTACGCAAACAAGAGCTACTGCTTGGGCGCACGGTTCAATTCGATCAGGCAACCGATTGGTATCTCATGGCCTGGGATGCCTTCAATGCTGAGGAGTTCCCGGCAGACGAGGCCCGCAAGCTTGCCATCGTTCTCGGGCTTGATATTGAACGCGAAGTCATTGCCGAAAAGAGGATCGCCACCAAGAAAGGCAAAAATGTAATTATCCAGCAACCGCTTGCCCGGAGAAAGAAGGGTGTCGTTGACGAGGAGTTGAATTCTTTCGGCTCGTGGCTGGATGCCGCCCACACCGCTATGCTCATTTATCAGGAAGACGGGGGCCTGGCATGCCAGGCTTTTTTGAAGCGGACAGGACTCATGCAGGACCAGACTTTCAAGGCGGTGTTACAGGCGATGATCAATGCCATACCGCGGACCAAGAATAAGGACAATGGATTCGTCCGCCCCGAATCCAAAACTTTGGATGATCTAAGGTTGAGCTTCTTCGACGATCTATCGGTGCCTATCGAGGAAGAACCCAAAGTTGTAGCGACCCAGGGCACTCTTACAGGATTTGTCGAAGACGAAACCGCTGAAGAAGAGGAAGAAGAGCTAGAGGAATAG